In Ignavibacteria bacterium, the sequence AAGAGCTTTTTGTGCTTGCAGGACAGGAAATAAAACGCTCGGGTATCGAAAGCTACCTGCCGGCAGGACTTGTCATTACCGGCGGCGGCTCACTGCTTAGGGGAACAAGAGAGCTGGCTATTCAGGTGCTGGGCACTGAAGTAAACCTGGGTGTGCCTATGGATATCGGCGGGGGACTGATAAAGGAAGTTGAAAGCCCGATCTATGCAACAGGAATCGGACTTATCCTTCACAGGATGAAATATATCAGCCAGAAGAAAAGCGCCCGTTCATTAAAAGGCAAAAAACATCCGGGGCTGAAGAACATGTTCGAAAGAATAAAACACTGGTTCGATGAATTGTAATTCATTCTAAGTTTTATAAATAAGAAGAAAATAATATTAATAAATAATTAAACTTAATTCCTTTCTAGGGGAAAGAGAAGGAGAAAAACTAAAATGGCAATTTCACTTGTTACTGATGCAACTTACGGAGCAAAGATCAAGGTTATTGGTGTGGGCGGCGCAGGCGGCAATGCTATCAACAACATGATAGAAAAAGGGCTGGACAGCGTTGATTTTATTGCATTGAATACTGATATACAGGATCTTGAACGCAGCAAAGCTGATATAAAGATCCAGATAGGCAGGAACACAACATTGGGTCTTGGAGCTGGTATGGATGAGACCAAGGGAGCCAAAGCGGTTGAAGAAAGCCGTGAAGAAATTGAGCAGGTTGTAAGAGGCTGCGATATGGTGTTCATAACAGCAGGTATGGGCGGCGGTACAGGTACCGGCGGCGGACCCGCTGTTGCAAGAATTGCAAAAGCTACCGGCGCGCTTGTAGTTGGTATAGTTACCAAACCTTTTGATTTTGAAGGTGATGACAGGCTCAGAATTGCAGAAGAAGGATTAAAAAGATTCAAGCAGGAAGTTGATTCCTGCATTGTTATTCCCAACGAAAGACTGCTCACAGTTTTCGGAGAAGAAGTTACACTTGAAAACAGCTTTAAAAAAGTTGATGATGTGCTCTATAATGCTACAAGGGGCATAAGTGATATTATCACCAAAAAAGGTAAAGTTAATGTTGATTTTGCTGATGTAAAGACAATAATGCGTGATATGGGTGATGCGCTTATGGGTATTGGCTATGCAAAAGGCGAAAATAAAGCGCTTCGCGCAACACAGGAAGCGATCGATAACCCGCTGCTTGAAGGTGTATCAATAGCAGGTTCAAGATCAATTCTGCTTAATATCATTGCTGATCCCAACTTCAAGATATCTGATCTTAAGAGCATGACCGAGCTTATTAAACAGGCTGCAGGCTGCAATTACGGTAAGCTTATCTGGGGTGTTGTTTCTGATGAAAGGCTTGAAGATGAAGTTATTGTGACAATAATTGCAACCGGCTTTACCGTGGCTCAGGCAAAACAATCAAACACATACCCTGAAAAAGAGGAAGTAAAAACAAAGAACCTTCTGCTTAACACATCAGAAGATAATGTTGTAAAAATACCTAGCACTCAGCAGGAACTGCAGGGACTGGATATTCCAACTATCCGCCGCAAAGACCTGTTAAGCGCTGAAGACCTTAAAAAGATCCGTACAAGGAATGAAGAAATGGATATCGAAGATTTCGATTTCAATTCCGATGATTTCAAAATTTCAAATGACGATAAACCTGCTTTTTTAAGAAGGCAGATGGATTAAGATTTTATTATAATAAATAATTAAAAAGTACTGTCCCGCTATGGATAAATGTGGTAAACGCTTAGTATAAGGGTTGACGTCACGAGGCTGACCTCGAGAGGAAGGTATCTTAGTTGTGCTCTGCCTTCAATACGGTTGCGGTCTGCTTCGTACCTGTGTATGCCGGGACCTTCATACTGTTTATTACAAGATTTCTACCTCATCTTTTCCCCGAAAAAAGCCTCCTCCATTAACCCGAAGGGTCCTGACCAAACAGGACCCTTCATTTTTTTAGGGAAGAATAGATGTTGTTTCCCACAAAAGAATTTTTTCACCGGAGCCGCCTGCTGCGAGATATTTGCCGTCAGGCGAAAATTTTACGGTGATAATTTCACTGCCGGGAAGTGTTAAAGTTTTCAGCAGCGCAGATGTTTTTACATCCCAAATCCTAATGGTCTCATCATTGCTTGCCGTTGCCAGGTATTTGCTCTCAGGTGAAAATGCTGCTGAATTTACATTTCCGCTGTGGCCTTTCAGTGTAACAATTGAGCCGCCTGAGCTTACATTCCACAACTTCGCGGTTTCATCCTTGCTTGTACTTGCAAGGTAATTACCGTCGGGTGAAAATGTTACAAACATAACCCTTGAAGAATGTCCCTTATATGAAGGCGCGAACTGTTTGTTATCGAAGCTGTAAATGGCGATATTCTTCCCCATGCTGCCTGCTGCAATGTAAGCTGAATTGCTGCTGAATGAACAATTGAAGGAGTTGTACCTGTATGTTTCAAATAAATTACTGCCAAAAAGCTCGCCATCAGGATCGTTTGGAATGCTGAGCCTTAGGGTTTTTGTCTTTTCAAATTTTCCTGTCTCGTGAATATCAACTATAAAGTTCAGCCTGATGCCTTTATCCTGTTCCTTTTCGGTCGGTTCCCTGGTATATGCTATTGCAAGCATTTTACCATCCGGTGAAAATTCCGCATAATATACATTATCTTTCTTGCTGAAGGTCTTTAAGATCTCTTTTGAAGACGCGCGCAATACTGTAACATCACCATCATACGAAGTAAATACAGCCATATCAAGTGATGCAGGGGAATAATTTATTGATGTCACATTGCTTCCGGTTTCGAGTGTATGTGTTTTCTGCCCGGAAGAGATATCCCAGAAGAACAGATTGCCTTTTTCATCTGAGCCGGCCAATGTTTTTGAATCAGGCGAAAACGCTGCGGAATTAACATTCCCTTTAAACCCTGTAAATTCAACCGGGTTCTGCGCAAAAACAGAGATCTGTATTAACAGTAATAAAATTAAAAATCTCATATTTAAATTAAATTTCATGGTTTATACTATATAAATTAACATAAATCGGCTGAAAATAGTTTTAATTATAGGGGATTGTTTATACATAAAAAAAAAAGGGCTTACAATGTAAGCCCCGGTTCATCTGCTAATTAGTAGGGAATACTATCAGCTTTTGCTGGTATAGCAGAAAAATTTTAGTTCAATTACTTTTGATACATATATGTGTATGTTGTAACGTAATGGTCTTTACCTACATAACAATCAACAATCAGCTGGCACATATTAGTTGCATCAAATAACATATTTGGCGCGTAGAAAAAACCTTTTTTAACTTCGTTGGCATATTGCTTATTATCTTTGTTAAGCTTCAATATTTCTACTGAATTTGCTTCAGGTGTTTTATAATCACTGCCAACTCTTCCAAAGAACATTTTAATACCTGTGTTAATATTTGCTGTGGTGCTGTAATCTACATTCGTATAAACCGCTTCGAGATTCAGGTATGCCCCCGGCTGCATATTTTTAGGGGGGTCCTGCCATTTAAACCCTGATTCCACCGTATGAATAATATCCAGCATATCCTTCCATGAGCTTGTTCCTAATACCTGCTGATCGTTCGCTTTCCACTTGGTAATGTTAATCCCGTTAAAAGATTTTGCTTCTACTCCTGTTAAAACCCAGTTACCGCCTTCAAGCTCTTCCTGTATGAATTTTACAGGTTCTTCAATTTCTGTTGTCTTTTTTTCTTCACCCTGTTTTTTATCTTTGCTGCCTTCAACAGGCTGAGTTTCTTCAAGGATAATTACATTCGTTCCGTTATCTTCTGATGTACTTATCGTTTCATTATTCACCGATACATTTTGCGCATTCAGCTGCATCGTTAAAACAAAAGTCATAACTAAAAGTAAAGGGATTTTCAGAAATATATTTTTATTCGACTTTTTCATATAACCAAAAATGTATAACGTAAAAACGGTAGCATTACTAATGATATTTTATCCGTATATCGCTTTCATTGCTACTACAAATATGGTATCTTGATTAGGGATATCCAATACACTCTATACGTGATATTCCGCGAATGAGATTGTATTTACTATTAATTTTAAATTTTTGCTATATTTGTTAATTGAAAGCAATTAAACAAATAAAATGGCTGAAAATTACCTTATTAAATTCTGTAATTTTGGCTGTTTCATATTTTCAGCTTTCATGCGCAAACCAGCAGCCGCCGGGCGGCGGCGAGGAAGATAAAACCCCGCCCAAAGTAACCATAGTAAGCCCTAAGCCAAATTCTACCAATTTCCGCGGCAATACATTGATATTTGAATTCAATGAATATATTGACCGCCGCAGCTTCCAGGATGCGTTCCGTACTTCGCCCCAGGTTAAAGGTGATATTGAATTTTCATGGGGGCTTAAGGATGTAGAAGTAAGATTCCCTAAGGACCTTGAAAAAATCGATGCCAATAAAACATTTGTGGTAAATATCAGCACAACATTAAAAGATATCCGAGGCAACCAGATCTCAGAAGCTATTAATTTCGCTTTTTCAACGGGCAGCAAAATTGATATGGGTGGTATCAGCGGCAGGGTATATAATACTTCCAAAAAATCCGCATCAGTGTATGCGTATGATCTGGCAAAAAGTTATGACCCCACCAAAGATATCCCTGATTACTTTACTGAATCATCAGCCGAAGGCAGTTACAGCTTAACTAATCTTGCGCCCGGCAGATACAGGCTTATAACCATAATTGATGAAGACCGCAACCTGCTTTTTACCAGTGAGCGTGAGAGCTTTGGAGTTCTGCCGTACGATATTGACGTGAAGGACAGTGTTGTTACAGGTAATGCTGATATTTACATGAAACTGCTTACATCAACTCAGCAGGTAGCGCCTGAGCTTGATGCATCTAAATATTTCAGGGATTCACTTGGAATTGTATTCACTTCAATTGAATACAATTCTTCTGTTGTTCTGCCTGAGCAAAGCATATTCATTTTTTTCAGCAGGTTCAAACCAACCCGCGAAGAATTCACCCGTAACTTAGTTGTAACCGATGAGAACGGAACAACCGATAGAGTTGTGTTTAACTGGAAGAATGATTCACTGGTAGAAATATTTTCTGCAAACCGCTTCGCCGCAAACAGGAAGTACAGGATATCGTTTCCATTAAAAACCACAGGCGATACAGTGTATAACTTCTCGCTGCCCTTCAGAACGGTGAGCGTAAATTCATTTGGTGAGCTAAAAGGCAGGGTATCAAGCGCTTACACGGATTTTATAATAACGGATCAGATAGTAAAAATAGAACTTGAAGCTGATAAACTGGTACCCATACTTAAATACAGCTTTGATTCCAGGGATACGGTCTTTAGTTTTAAAAACATACTCGAAGCAAATTATACACTATTTAGTTACATTGATAAAGATAACAGCTCAAGCTATAATTACGGTTACCCCTTCCCGTTTGAATACTCAGAACCGTTCTACATTTACCCGGGCACAATAAATATCAAAGGCGGCTGGGTGGTTGAAAATGTGAACATAAATTTTGTGAGGTAAGATTAACTAAAATGATGCTAATAGTATACAATTTATCTTGAAAAACCCTTAAAAATATATTACTTTCATGTAACAAACTATAACCATACCGCCATGAAAAGACTTATACTTTTCGAGTTCATCATCATATTTTTAGCCACTACGTTTGAGAGTGACACACCGCCGGGCTGGTATCAGCAGACGCTGCCTGTGAATAAAATAATAAATGATATCTTCTTTATTGATACTTCCAACGGCTGGGCTGTAACTACAGGTGGAACCAATTTTACAGATACAGCATACATTTTTTATACCACCAATGGCGGAAATAACTGGCTGATACAGAAAACAGGTATCGAAAAATTAGATGCAATACAATTTCTTGATAATAACAACGGCTATGCAGTTGGCAAATTATTCACTACAACAAATTTGAGCATATATAAAACGACGAACGGCGGAGTAAATTGGCAGGGGCTTAACAATATAACGGGAGTAGGACCTACAGATTTATTTTTTGTAAATAAAGATACTGGTTGGATTTGCGATAACGAAGGAACGTTTGGGGCAGGCTTGCAGAAAACCACAAATGGTGGTCTAAGCTGGTTTCAGCAATTAGACAGAACATTTAAGCCAACAAAGCTTTTTTTCCTGAATAAAGATACAGGCTGGGTTGGAACAAACGAGCCAAACGGCAGGCTTTTCAGAACAACTAATAGTGGTGTGAATTGGGATTTGCAGTATACGATTAGTACTGCTTTTATATCTATTTTTTTTATTAACGGAAAAAATGGATGGATACGTGCTGGTGGAACAAACGGTGTGCAATATACAACAGACGGAGGGTTTATATGGAGCAACGCACAAGGTACTTTAGCGGGTTATGATATAAAATTTGAAAATGATTCAGTTGGAATTTCGGGAAGTGTGCCAAACATTGCCAAATCAACGGATGGCGGTAAAACGTGGGGTAATCAGATTACACCGCCAAATACATATTTATCTGTTTTTGCATTGAAGGGCGATACACTAAATGGCTGGGCAGGTACATATAATTTTATAAAGACAACAGATGGGGGTGGGACAATAAATTATTTAGGTATTCAGCAAACGAGTAGCGAAATACCAACTAATTATAAGTTGCACCAAAATTATCCAAATCCGTTTAATCCGGTTACGAATATTATTTATGAGTTGAAAGTTAAAAAGTTTGTAAAGTTGGAAGTCTTTGATATTACAGGCAGAGAGATAATAGACTTGGTAAACCTGGAACAACAGGCGGGTACATATAAAGTTGACTGGAATGCAGGTAGTTTACCAAGTGGTGTATATTTCTATTCATTAATAATAGATGGAATAACTGTTGATACTAAAAAGATGGTATTGATAAAGTAAACTGCTAGTCAGTCAGGCGAAGTTACTTTAGAAACCTTGTTTCTAAGGTTGATTAAATAGCAAATATCAACTGCTGGAGCAGTCAGGAATAATAAATATCTAAAAAGAGAAGTAAAAAGTATTAAATATTGATAAAATGATCATAAAAATGCTTTATATAATTAACTGAAATTTTAAACCCTAAAAATTAAAAGTTATGAAAACTTTACTCAAGATCACAGTTACACTTGCATTACCGGTTATATACTTTATCATTGCTTCGGCATTTAAGCCCACTGAACCTTTAAAGGTAACAGATGCCTCAAAAGTGAACTTAATACAACCACCAACAGCCCAAATACCTAAGGACTTTACACATTTTATACTTAACTATGGTATTCAGGATGGAGATAACGAGTGGGATAATTTTACAGCGTTCTGGCCATATTATAAAGATACCCTGCATTATAACGGAATACAGTTATATGATTACGGGGCGGATACTACTGGACAGTTTGGAGTACCATTAAGAACAGACCAGATAGCTACTGTAAACTCGCTAATAACCGGAACGCAGAACCGTGGATTAAGAAGTAATTTTCAGCGTATAAATATATCCAAGCTTTGCCAGGATGGTCAAAGAATGGTATTTGAATCAGAAGGCGGCAATGAAGGATACTCATACAGTTCCAGAATGTCCGGCTCAGGGCCGGTTTCCGATAGCGGACGAAGTGTGATAAAGGGTTGCGCATCGTGTCCGCCAAGTATGCCGGCAGGTATGCTTTGCGAAAGTATTACGGAAAACCTGCAGTTTGCGCTATCATATACATATGACTGGGCGCCGCAGCAGGACTGGCACCTTAAGCCGGTTATGAGAATTGATTCGAGTATAGTAGATAATTCACCAACGGCACCTGTAATAGCCATAGTAACAAGAAATTTTAGCGGAACTGTTATCGATTCTACAGTAATTAAAGCAAGAAATTTTGCTTCTTTCTTAGGAGGAAACTATATCTATAATGGTCAATATATTAGCACTTTCGATTTCATTCAGGACCCGAACACAGATTTAGATATCCTTGGCAGGAAAGATACAGTTACCGGCTTAATGTATGGCTATACACGCGAGAACGTTAACGCCAGCCAGATTGATTTTAAGATATACTGGTTCGGGCAGGTTGATGTGTGGTTTGATAAACTGGTGGTGGATAATGATATTGCAGATAGGCTATTTTCTGAAAATAATAACTTTAATCCTTTTATTTACGATGAAGTAAATAACTTTGGAAATAGCCTTGACATGTTTTTTGTGGATGAATGTGTAACAACAAACCTGCCATGCATTAAATACGTAAATGATTATATCAAAAATTCGGGTTTACCATCGCCGCCCTTAAGCTATGCCGTTTCATATAATATGAATTTCCACTACACAAGAAATGACGCAAATACTTTCAAACTGTATCTTGATACAGTAAAACCGGATATAATCCAGGTAGACGCTCACGCATTGCAGTTTCATGATCAGGGTGAACCGGGCTGCATACCTATTAATTCATTTAACCCATTACTGGTGGATCCTAAAGTACCCGCAGACTGGAAGGTAAATAATCAAACTTATAATACATATCTGCAGGAGTGTTTAGGTCAAAAAGATAGCTATGTATGGCCTATGGAAGGATCATTTATTTACCAGATTCATAAGACCCGGATAAATATTACATCAGCTTCCAATAATACCCGTATATCAATTCAGCCGCAGATACAGGGCTGGCTGATACACAACAACATTACAGGTAAATACAGATACGGTGTACGTGAGCCTATTAATGAAGAAATAAGCGCCCAGGCATGGATAGCGCTTTCATACGGCGCAGATTACCTGAGCTGGTTCTGGCTGCCTACTATGACGCCGCTTACAGCGGAATTATCACAGCGGAATGGACCGCCGGATATGAGCCTTGATCCAGGTGACGAGACATACACATTTGGCGTGTTTAATACACCATCTCAACCCAGAAGACAAAACCAGTATGGACAGAATAAATTTGATTATCTCTGTGAAATGAACTCGAAGATCCTGAATTTAAAACCAACCCTAGACGCAATTTCGTGGAACTCAGCATACAGTGTGCACAGTGAGGGTGCGAATCATGGATACATACAGGATATAATGAGCATATTGCCCGGTATAAACGGGCAAAACCCTTGTGTTGAAGATAATCCTAACGGCCCGTATATGGATTGCAGAGAAGAGCGATTTTGGGAAATGGGATTCTATAACGATGTTGGTTCAGCAAAATATTTTATTATGGTAAATCGCAGATGTATACCTGCAGGAGGCAGTTATACTGGTGATAACAGGGTATTAAGAGTAAAATTCAATTTAACCGGACCTATTAATTGGCAAATAAGTGAAGTTGGAAGTTCTGTAAGACCCAAAGTTTTTGACAGAACTAAATATGCGTCATTTGGTGAAAATCCAGGTGAAATGGGCTGGTTTGAACCGGGAGAAGGCAAGTTATTTAAAATTGAGCCTGCAATTAATTCGGGCGGTGAGCTTGTTGAAGACGAAATAATAAACGGCGGTGAATTTACCTGCGAAGCGCCAGTTTACAACAACGGTTTTAATATAACAATCGGCGCAAACACAACCATACACTTTAATGATAGTTCTAAGTTCGTTATGGATGGCGGTATGTTTACAGTGGGCGACCAGAACACATCAGCTCCGCAGAATATTACAAGTGACGCAGTATCAGGAAGTTCATGGAGCGGTCACAGCTTCACAAACTGCGAAGTCAAGATATACGGCGCAACGTTTACGGGTTTAGCTAACGATACAACTTACGCAGTTAATATCATCGATTGCCCTGTTGTTGATATCAGAAATTGTACATTTAACACAAACAGCTCACTTAAAGGCAGTATCAATGCTGTTTTCTTTAGTGATCCTAACAATGAATTAAGCTTAAGCAATATTTATATTGGAGCAAATACTTTTAATTCATCAAGTTCAACTATACCTACAGTTAATATTTCATCTTATGCAGGTGAAACAACTCCGCTAATTATAGAAAACAATATATTCAATGAAGGCAATACGGCAATCTTCTTAAGCGGTTTAACAGGCGGTGCAATTAAGGGTAATGCAATAACTGATAATTTTATCGGAATTAACGCTTTAACATCAGCAATTGATATAAAATCCAATACAATATCATCAACTGTAAACAACGCAATTGGCATATTTGCCGCAGGAGGTAGTGAGCTTAAAATGAACAATGCCGGGAGTAAATCACTCGGTGGTTTGAATGATATCTCGAATTCCGGCACAGCGGCTAACAACATTGTTGTTGATGGTTCTGTATTTTTGCTTGATGGCGGACAGAATATATTCAACATAACCGATGACCAATCCTCAAAGCATTTATACGGCTATTTCCCGCAGTTCACACAGGGTCCTTTTGATGAAACAAATAACTGCTTCAAGCTTAACTCAACACCGGTTGACCCGCCGTATAACATGGTAACATCAGGTTTCCAGGGTTCACAGATAACCTTTAACTTCGTACCATATCTTACAGGATGTGATCCAAATCAAAACGGTGATGGTTTGGCTATAAACCTAGGAGATGGCATTTACGATACTATCTACAATGAAGGCTCCGGAAGCGGAGGCAGTATGAAAGAAGCTCTCCCCCTTAGCAAGGGGAGTACTCCCGAGAACTCGGGAGGGAGGGGGTCTATTACACATTACCCACTGCTAAACAACGATACGATTCCATCAGCGTACTCATGCGTTACCGTAACTACACACAGGCAAAAACAAAATGTCTTGACCTTATCAACACATATCCTGACAGCATTCAAAGCCTGAATGCAATTTCTAAATTATTCTTATCAACCGTTGCAAGTGATACATCATATAATGCGGTAAATGAACTGAAGATATATTACGAAGATCTTATTCTTAATCACGGATATAATACTTCACTTGTAAAGCGCGCAAATAATTATATTCTGAAGTGTAAAGTAAGGATGCGTGAATATTCACAGGCTCTAGTCGGATTCCAGCAGATAATTAACCAGAATCCCTACAGCTACGAAGGATTAATAGCAAGGTGGGATTATATGGCAACTTCATTGCTGATTCAGGGACAAAGCGGAGGGTTCCCTACGCTAAAGCTTCGGGAACTTCATTCGCTTGAGCTTCGTGAGGTTGAGTCCTATGATCCAGATGACCTGTCCGACGAAGCTTCAGCGCAGTCGGATAGATCACCGTTTACAAAGGAACAACGGCAGGATATCAGGAAATCCATTAATACTGCTATTGAAATATCAAAAAATGAAGATGACAGGAAAATAAAAACACTGGAAGTAAAGTCAGAGCAGGGTGATGTAAATGCTTCTAAAGTGCTGGAGCAGATCAGATCATTAAAACAGGTAGTTAAGACTGAAAAGCCAATAAGCATAGTTGAGCATGTACGGATAGTATCAGAAGATATAAGGAAAGTATTTGGCTCAAATACCAGTGGTAAAGGCAATGAGCCGAAGAATATCCCAATGGTATTCAGGCTGTCACAGAACTATCCTAATCCGTTTAATCCCGTAACAAAGATAAATTACGACCTGCCGAAAGATTCAAAGGTAAAGATAGTAATTTATGATATACTCGGGCGGGAAATAAAACGGCTTGTGAACAACGAGCTAAAAACCGCTGGTTTTTACATCGTGGATTTCAACGCTTCAAACTATGCCAGCGGAGTTTACTTCTACCGCATAGAAGCCGAAGAGCCTAACGGCAATAAATTTGTGGATAGTAAAAAAATGGTGCTGTTGAAGTAATTATTATTCAAACAATTTCATCATTATATTTGAAGGGAACGAAATAAATTTCGTTCCCTTTTTAATTTTCTATGCAAACAAATCTGCCTGAAATATTAACGGTATCTGAGCTTAATTCCTATATTAAGGTTTTAATTGAGGAGAATTTTAAATTCGTCCACTTGATTGGTGAAATATCAAATTTTAAAATTCATACACAATCGGGTCACTATTATTTCACAATTAAGGATGAAAGCTCACAGATAAATGCGGTGATGTGGAAGACCCGTAATCAAGCGCTGCTTTTTACTCCCGAAGACGGCATGCAGGTTGTTGTAAAGGGAAGAGTAACGGTCTACCCCGCACGCGGTAATTACCAGGTTGAAGTATGGGAGATAAAACCGCAGGGAGCAGGTGAGCTTCAGTACAGGTTCGAGCAGCTTAAACAAAAACTGTTTGAAGAGGGCCTGTTTGACGAGGAACATAAAAAACCTTTACCCAAATATCCCCAAAATGTTGTGATGATAACCTCCAAAACGGGAGCCGTGCTGCAGGATTTTATCAACATTACAAAACGAAGGTATCCGCTGCTGAATATATATCTGTACCCGGTGAGCGTACAGGGTGTGAATGCGGCTTCATCAGTCATTGAAGCCCTGGAAGAGATTCCCGTACTTATCAAAAATAAAAAGCTTCCGCCGGTTGATATTATAGTAATAGCCCGCGGCGGGGGATCAATTGAGGACTTATGGCCGTTTAATGATGAAAGGCTTGCCAGGGCGGTTTTTGCGTGCGAAATACCTGTTGTGAGCGCTGTGGGACACGAAGTTGACTTCACAATTTGCGATTTTGCGTCGGATTTAAGGGCTCCCACCCCTTCGGCTGCCGCTGAGTTAATAACTCCGGATATCAGAGAGTTAATTGAAAATCTTGACAAATTTTCGTATTTTTGTAGAAGTTTTGTCCAAGCAAAGCTTGATGGTTACAAAAATTCAATAAGGGAAATTGAGGGAAGTTATTATTTTA encodes:
- the ftsZ gene encoding cell division protein FtsZ — encoded protein: MAISLVTDATYGAKIKVIGVGGAGGNAINNMIEKGLDSVDFIALNTDIQDLERSKADIKIQIGRNTTLGLGAGMDETKGAKAVEESREEIEQVVRGCDMVFITAGMGGGTGTGGGPAVARIAKATGALVVGIVTKPFDFEGDDRLRIAEEGLKRFKQEVDSCIVIPNERLLTVFGEEVTLENSFKKVDDVLYNATRGISDIITKKGKVNVDFADVKTIMRDMGDALMGIGYAKGENKALRATQEAIDNPLLEGVSIAGSRSILLNIIADPNFKISDLKSMTELIKQAAGCNYGKLIWGVVSDERLEDEVIVTIIATGFTVAQAKQSNTYPEKEEVKTKNLLLNTSEDNVVKIPSTQQELQGLDIPTIRRKDLLSAEDLKKIRTRNEEMDIEDFDFNSDDFKISNDDKPAFLRRQMD
- a CDS encoding WD40 repeat domain-containing protein, producing the protein MRFLILLLLIQISVFAQNPVEFTGFKGNVNSAAFSPDSKTLAGSDEKGNLFFWDISSGQKTHTLETGSNVTSINYSPASLDMAVFTSYDGDVTVLRASSKEILKTFSKKDNVYYAEFSPDGKMLAIAYTREPTEKEQDKGIRLNFIVDIHETGKFEKTKTLRLSIPNDPDGELFGSNLFETYRYNSFNCSFSSNSAYIAAGSMGKNIAIYSFDNKQFAPSYKGHSSRVMFVTFSPDGNYLASTSKDETAKLWNVSSGGSIVTLKGHSGNVNSAAFSPESKYLATASNDETIRIWDVKTSALLKTLTLPGSEIITVKFSPDGKYLAAGGSGEKILLWETTSILP
- a CDS encoding Ig-like domain-containing protein yields the protein MAVSYFQLSCANQQPPGGGEEDKTPPKVTIVSPKPNSTNFRGNTLIFEFNEYIDRRSFQDAFRTSPQVKGDIEFSWGLKDVEVRFPKDLEKIDANKTFVVNISTTLKDIRGNQISEAINFAFSTGSKIDMGGISGRVYNTSKKSASVYAYDLAKSYDPTKDIPDYFTESSAEGSYSLTNLAPGRYRLITIIDEDRNLLFTSERESFGVLPYDIDVKDSVVTGNADIYMKLLTSTQQVAPELDASKYFRDSLGIVFTSIEYNSSVVLPEQSIFIFFSRFKPTREEFTRNLVVTDENGTTDRVVFNWKNDSLVEIFSANRFAANRKYRISFPLKTTGDTVYNFSLPFRTVSVNSFGELKGRVSSAYTDFIITDQIVKIELEADKLVPILKYSFDSRDTVFSFKNILEANYTLFSYIDKDNSSSYNYGYPFPFEYSEPFYIYPGTINIKGGWVVENVNINFVR
- a CDS encoding T9SS type A sorting domain-containing protein — protein: MKRLILFEFIIIFLATTFESDTPPGWYQQTLPVNKIINDIFFIDTSNGWAVTTGGTNFTDTAYIFYTTNGGNNWLIQKTGIEKLDAIQFLDNNNGYAVGKLFTTTNLSIYKTTNGGVNWQGLNNITGVGPTDLFFVNKDTGWICDNEGTFGAGLQKTTNGGLSWFQQLDRTFKPTKLFFLNKDTGWVGTNEPNGRLFRTTNSGVNWDLQYTISTAFISIFFINGKNGWIRAGGTNGVQYTTDGGFIWSNAQGTLAGYDIKFENDSVGISGSVPNIAKSTDGGKTWGNQITPPNTYLSVFALKGDTLNGWAGTYNFIKTTDGGGTINYLGIQQTSSEIPTNYKLHQNYPNPFNPVTNIIYELKVKKFVKLEVFDITGREIIDLVNLEQQAGTYKVDWNAGSLPSGVYFYSLIIDGITVDTKKMVLIK
- a CDS encoding right-handed parallel beta-helix repeat-containing protein gives rise to the protein MKTLLKITVTLALPVIYFIIASAFKPTEPLKVTDASKVNLIQPPTAQIPKDFTHFILNYGIQDGDNEWDNFTAFWPYYKDTLHYNGIQLYDYGADTTGQFGVPLRTDQIATVNSLITGTQNRGLRSNFQRINISKLCQDGQRMVFESEGGNEGYSYSSRMSGSGPVSDSGRSVIKGCASCPPSMPAGMLCESITENLQFALSYTYDWAPQQDWHLKPVMRIDSSIVDNSPTAPVIAIVTRNFSGTVIDSTVIKARNFASFLGGNYIYNGQYISTFDFIQDPNTDLDILGRKDTVTGLMYGYTRENVNASQIDFKIYWFGQVDVWFDKLVVDNDIADRLFSENNNFNPFIYDEVNNFGNSLDMFFVDECVTTNLPCIKYVNDYIKNSGLPSPPLSYAVSYNMNFHYTRNDANTFKLYLDTVKPDIIQVDAHALQFHDQGEPGCIPINSFNPLLVDPKVPADWKVNNQTYNTYLQECLGQKDSYVWPMEGSFIYQIHKTRINITSASNNTRISIQPQIQGWLIHNNITGKYRYGVREPINEEISAQAWIALSYGADYLSWFWLPTMTPLTAELSQRNGPPDMSLDPGDETYTFGVFNTPSQPRRQNQYGQNKFDYLCEMNSKILNLKPTLDAISWNSAYSVHSEGANHGYIQDIMSILPGINGQNPCVEDNPNGPYMDCREERFWEMGFYNDVGSAKYFIMVNRRCIPAGGSYTGDNRVLRVKFNLTGPINWQISEVGSSVRPKVFDRTKYASFGENPGEMGWFEPGEGKLFKIEPAINSGGELVEDEIINGGEFTCEAPVYNNGFNITIGANTTIHFNDSSKFVMDGGMFTVGDQNTSAPQNITSDAVSGSSWSGHSFTNCEVKIYGATFTGLANDTTYAVNIIDCPVVDIRNCTFNTNSSLKGSINAVFFSDPNNELSLSNIYIGANTFNSSSSTIPTVNISSYAGETTPLIIENNIFNEGNTAIFLSGLTGGAIKGNAITDNFIGINALTSAIDIKSNTISSTVNNAIGIFAAGGSELKMNNAGSKSLGGLNDISNSGTAANNIVVDGSVFLLDGGQNIFNITDDQSSKHLYGYFPQFTQGPFDETNNCFKLNSTPVDPPYNMVTSGFQGSQITFNFVPYLTGCDPNQNGDGLAINLGDGIYDTIYNEGSGSGGSMKEALPLSKGSTPENSGGRGSITHYPLLNNDTIPSAYSCVTVTTHRQKQNVLTLSTHILTAFKA